The following nucleotide sequence is from Primulina tabacum isolate GXHZ01 chromosome 2, ASM2559414v2, whole genome shotgun sequence.
aggtgcgtagttttatgggtttggcaggatattattgcagatttattgaaggattctcacaaattgcgaggccaattacccagctgacacaaaagaatgcaccatttatttggtcgcaGGCATGTGAGACTAGTTTTAttgaacttaagcagagattgactagtgctccagttctgactatcccatcaggtgtaggaggatttacagtgcacactgatgcttcacatcaaggactgggttgtgtattaatgcagcatggccgtgttgttgcctatgcttcatgacagttgaagccacatgagtctaaaTACCCcgtgcatgacttggaactagcagcagtggtttttgcattaaagatttggcgtcactacttttatggggagacatttgagatattcactaATCATAAgattttgaaatacttcttttcacaagcggagttgaacatgagacagaggcgttggttagacttgttgaaagattatgattgcgagataaaatattatccaggcaagtctaatgcagcagccgatgctttgagcagaaaagtatgcaatatgtccttgatcactagcagtgtatctgatCTAGTAGAAGAATGTTTTCTTTCcggtttggattttgtggtagatactcaacctgtaagagtatttatgattcaggcagaTCCCTatttgtttgtaaaaattaaagAGGCCCAAAggttagatcaaagcattcaaaattcagttgaactcgtcagatcaggacatcgatcagaatttcaggtcaataatgagggtattttgtttgtgaatgatcgtattgtagttcctaatatttcaaagttgaggatacagattttgcgtgatgctcattgcagtaaaCTCAAtgtacaccctggaagtaaaaagatgtacaatgacttgaagaaacaattttggtggaaaagaatgagatctgacatagcagaatttgtatctcgttgtttgaattgtcaacaagtgaaagcagaaaggaagcgacctaggaggtcttttgcatagccttaaggttccagaatggaaatgggaccatatcaccatggactttttCACGAAATTTCCGTggtcgtcgaggggttgcgatgcaatttgggttatcattgacagattaaccaagtcttcatgtttcattctttatcagatgacatatagacatgatcagatggccaaattgtacatcagagaagttttgagattgcatggtgtgcctaagtccattgtatcagatcgtgatcccagatttttttctcatttttggcagagtttacaagaaGCACTTGGTACTcatttgcatttgagtacaacatatcatcctcagaccgatggacagtcagaacgtaatatacagacattagaggatatgctgagagctgtagtgatggattttggtattggttggcaggattcgttaccacttgtcgagttttcttacaacaacagttatcaagtgagcattgaaatatcaccagttgaagcactatatggcaagaagtgtcgatctcctttgtattgggacgatttatctgaagcaccaattgtaggacctgatatgataagagatatgacagagaaggtgaaattgattcagagtcgtatgcTAGCTGCTCAGGATATGCCAACATCAGGAGACAAccattgatttttgagaaaggtgacagagtttttctaaaaatatctcctttccgtggtacagttaatttggaaagaagggaaaattatcaccgagatttgtaggtccgtatgagattttggaacgtgttggtgatttggcttatagattagctcttcctcctgcattatcaggtgttcatgatgtttttcatgtgtctatgttgaGAAAATATCATCCAAATCCTTCTCATATACTTCCACCCAACGAGGTTGAGTTAGCTTCGATTTGGTTCAAGAATCACTCAGTTCCATGAAGAAATCAAAGAGATAGGCTATATTTACTAAACCTGGTCTAGAATCCCGAGTTTGTGTACATGCCTTCTGTTTATTCAAATTCTGGGATTTATTGGTTAGGAATCTAGATTTTGTGTTCTAACAAAAGTCATAGAACATTGTCTTGTCTTCGAAATGATATAAAATGGGCTTATTTTCATTGAGTATTGAGGGAGTTATGCTCGAAATACTGAACTATGCCAGATTTGTAATGAtgcagaatttcgaaaattatgttgtatgtttcagattatgaacgactaagtaaatgactttatttgactaaagtttgtgaagaagaagaagaagaattgttgggcattgagttttcttgcatatccaatttacagatcttgatttgaagcTATATCAAATTAATTACGAATTTTGTACGAAAATTGCTCTGTGTTGATAAGTAATCCGAGttcttgatttatgtattgaagaTTCGGTTGAAGTATTGACTTGGGTTGGCTCAAGGTTATTTACTTTAAGTTGGTTGATAGAGAATCGAGTAGACAGCgagggttcaagacttctcaaccatatattttgatctcttgtttgtaatatttgaaaggtatgttacggtcggtaacatacgaggtaaaagtatcatttttattttaaattgaaaattcgatggcttgatgaattacttgtgatttgttgatgattgatcttttgagatgagcttattatgatattgacttgatgagatggAAATGCAtaattgcattgcatattgagccacttttcgattcagatttgatatggcggatgtcgccttgatttattgatttgttggacgtaaggggctatagttgagttggcatagtgtatgtgGAGGTCAATGCTAttgcctgaacactctctataggcgcaccatagtcctgggattgtagaacacagcaccccaccccgagcggatgagtcggtggatgttgctgggggattctctttcgTTGGTACCCtctgaccagatgattcacttgatcttgagatttattgatagcccacagcttctgatcatacattgcattatattgcatttttatgaatttatatgaactgttttgaaaattaaattatcatatgttattgattgtatcatactagGTTTATTTTCACCgacacgtcggctacctcttgttttcatgtgcttgacggtaggtgaggcgaggcttgggatgccagagtccagttccaggcgatgagatacgagttagagtgggattctcgggtcttaggatctatttgatgatgtttggattactttggCCCACTATTTTATTTtgggcatgttgaaaattatttttcaaacatttgagacatttaaattattttgacgatgtttacgtggatttgtgaaccacaaattatatattttactcaatcatttggtttgttacaattataattattagtattagatatcagACCTGGAGCCCCACATTAAGTTTACAAGATAGAGATCCTAATTAGGTcacaaatgaaaaatattactttttatgcaaaaaatatTCCTTATTATTGCAAACACAGGAGTGGTTGACTCGTCTAACTGATAAAGATTTCTAAGATCATATCACAAGAGATGTACTATTGTTGTTAATGGTGTTCACAATTTGGTTAACCTAATTTCATCCGCAATCTGTGTGCGTCAATCATCACATTTTAATCATTCTGATTTTGataaaacatgtttttttttaaagctcggaACCTTAAATTTAAGAtctcatctcaaattttaatttgaggttgataaattgtttgtttgttttttaagAATGTCATATTCATGGAAAAATTGTATCTCCAATTAAATGAAATTTACAACTTTATTTTCTAAAACGATTAAAATAGATATTTTGTAGCGTATGCAATCAAATGATGACACACCTTACACATTGGGGCAATGAGGACACCACCAGAGCATGGATCAAAAAAACATAAGAGTTTATCAAATTTGCataaactgattttttttttttggagtcaAGGGTGTGTTATTTTACAGTTAGGTCCTTGAGATTTTTGTATTTGATAAGTTAcgaaaattatcaaaattttttttaaaatatattttcataatATTGAATTTGCATCCAAATCAATTTGTGAGCCGATCAGTGATTTCAGTTCGTTTCTtaacataaattaataaatcaattagtttttctaaaatgatttaatgatgtcttattattatatatttgaactaaaatataaaattctcaatctACTACACCATGTATTGtaacaaatatttttcttaaagttttcttactttaatcttgaacattcaacaataaaaaattgcaCCTCCTCAGCACTTGAGTAACCAAAACTTTATTCATgagattttaataaaatcacaCATACTCTTtcacaatatatatacattaatGAAGCAATTTCTCAAATGAAATGAGCCGCCTCTCTTTCTTCCAAGGCTTGTCCCAAACAACCACCCGGTAATAGCTTTCGGCATTCGCGGCGAGGGCATCCGTGGCGGAAATGATGAGCCTGTAATTAATACCATTAACTATTTGAGTTTCTCCATTTACTATCGACTCAAATCTTAACAAGGCATTGACCCGCTTGTTGTGCTCTTTCACCGCAAACTTCCCTATCTCAACCACCTTTGGGTCCGTCAAGTTACTGATCGCCTGCCAACCAGCGAAGGAGGCTTTGATCGAAGAGGAAGCAACAAGAATTGAGAAGGTAACAACAAGCAACGAGAAAAATTTGGGTGCCATTTTCTTCCCTTGATCAGATCAATTTTATTTGCTTGTGAAATTTGTGGTGATTATTGGCGGGTTTTTATAGTGACAATGCGCAATAAAAAAGCATGCTTTGATGATGTTATATTGACACGTTTGAGCAAGCATTATTTTAGCCGAATCttgttacaattttttttaaagaaagatAAAACTAGTTGAGATTACTTTGAAAGCgtacatttaaaattttcaacgtATCCTTTTCATTTTCACAAAACtttcttttaataaataaaaattatgttaaCTACATGCATATTTCAATATTACCCGGAGGAAAAAATTCTTTCATTTGTGGTTGATTTTTGTCATATAAATTTGAGATCACAAATAAGAGTTAGGTACTGGGTCTCTTCTAAAACGACGtttactttaaataattaacttgaaatatgatttattaatCGCGATGTGTTTGCTTACAAATATGAAAATGtcttaaactcaaatgttgttAATGATTGAATTTGGACATGATTTTTAgtccttaatttcaataaagataaataaattatattttgtataagtGGAAATAAACAATGGTATTCTTACTAGGTCTTTGTTTtgtcacacacgcacacacacacacacacacacacactttggTTTATTTTGCTTAACATTGAACAATATTAAAGCGACGCTTTAATAATAAGCATCAAACGCACAATCCAGCTAACTAAACTAAGTTTGCGCTTgtctaatatattaaattttgttcTAGAAATTCGTTACTTAATGGATTGTACTCATGGTAGAAAGatatttaaagaaattatttaatttggatattctaaatagttgtttaaatatatcattaaagggtttgatgtcattaaaaaattttgtgaCATGATTTCATAAGTTAAGTTTACAAGATAGAGATCCTAATTAGGTcacaaatgaaaaatattactttttatgtaaaaaatattcCTTATAATGCAAACATAGGAGTGGTTTACTCGTCTAACTGATAAAGATCTCtaagatcatctcacaagagataAACCAGTCTAACTGATAAAGATCTCtaagatcatctcacaagagatgAACTATTGTTGTTAATGGTGTTCACAATTTGGTTAACCTAATTTCATCCGCAATATTTGTGCGTCAATCATCACATTTTAATCATTctgattttcataaaacatgttttttttaaagctcggaACCTTGAATTTAAGATCTCGTCTCTAATTTGAATTTGAGGTTGATaaattgttttttgttttttaaggATGTCATATTCACAGAAAAATTGTATCtcaaattaaatgaaatttacAACTTTATTTTCTAAATCGATTAAAATAGATATTTTGTAGCGTATGCGATCAAATGATGACACACCTTATACATTGGGGCAATGAGGACACCACCAGTGCATGGGTCAAACAAACATAAAAGTTTAGTCAAATTTGAcataaactaattttttttttttttggagttaAGGGTGTGTGATTTTACAGTTAGGTCCTTGAGATTTTTGAATTTGATAAGTTACGAATTatcagaatttttttaaaatatgttttcatAGTATTGAATTTGCATCCAAATCATTTTGTGAGCCGATCAGTGATTTCAGTTCGTTTCTtaacataaattaataaattaatgagtttttctaaaatgatttaatgatgtcttattattatatatttgaacTAAAAATATAAAGTTCTCAATCTACTAGACCATGTATTGtaacaaatatttttcttaaagttttcttactttaattttgaacattcaacaataaaaaattgcaCCTCCTCAACACTTGAGTAACCAAAACTTTATTCAtgatattataataaaatcacaCATACTCTTtcacaatatatatacattaatCAAGCAATTTCTCAAAAGAAATGAGCCGCCTCTCTTTCTTCCAAGGCTTGTCCCAAACAACCACCCGGTAATAGCTTTCGGCAATCGCGGCGAGGGCATCCGTGGCGGAAATGATGAGCCTGTAATTAATACCATTAACTATTTGAGTTTCTCCTTTTACTATCGACTCAAATCTTAACAAGGCATTGACCCGCTTGTTGTGCTCTTTCACCGCAAACTTTCCTATCTCAACCACCTTTGGGTCAGTCAAGTTACTGATCGCCTGCCAACCGGCGAAGGAGGCTTTGATCGAAGAGGAAGCAAGAAGAATTGAGAAGGTAACAACAAGCAACGAGAAAAATTTGGGTGCCATTTTCTTCCCTTGATCAGATCAATTTTATTTGCTTGTGAAATTTGTGGTGATTATTGGCGGGTTTTTATAGTGACAATGCGCAATCAAAAAGCATGCTTTGATGATGTTATATTGACACGTTTGAGCAAACATTATTTTAGCCGAATCttgttacaattttttttaaagaaagatAAAACTAGTTGAGATTACTTTGAAAGCgtacatttaaaattttcaacgtATCCTTTTCATTTTCACAAAACtttcttttaataaataaaaataatgttaACTACATGCATATTTCAATATTACTCGGAGGAAAAAATTCTTTCATTTGTGGTTGAATTTGGTCATATAAATTTGGGATCACAAATAAGAGTTAGGTACTGGGTCTCTTCTAAAACGACGTTTACTTTAAATGATTAActtgaaatatgatttattaatCGCGATGAGTTTGcttacaaaaacgaaaatttcttaaactcaaatgt
It contains:
- the LOC142537729 gene encoding cysteine proteinase inhibitor 5-like; translation: MAPKFFSLLVVTFSILVASSSIKASFAGWQAISNLTDPKVVEIGKFAVKEHNKRVNALLRFESIVNGETQIVNGINYRLIISATDALAANAESYYRVVVWDKPWKKERRLISFEKLLH
- the LOC142537731 gene encoding cysteine proteinase inhibitor 5-like, giving the protein MAPKFFSLLVVTFSILLASSSIKASFAGWQAISNLTDPKVVEIGKFAVKEHNKRVNALLRFESIVKGETQIVNGINYRLIISATDALAAIAESYYRVVVWDKPWKKERRLISFEKLLD